Proteins encoded in a region of the bacterium genome:
- a CDS encoding ABC transporter permease, producing MLMVPTFIGITLFTFVLCQFVPGGPIDQMRMRMAGATEQGEVGGGGQHGNQSGGVMSLPPEQLKILEKYYGFDKPIPMRYLTWLWNIVKLDLGTSYRYTQPVIKIIGDRLPVSIYYGFITTVFVYLICIPLGIVKAIKHRTVVDNTTSLLIFAGYAVPGYALGAVLIVLFAVKKEWFPLGGFHSEGFADFSMGKKIIDTIHHSILPLICYLIGSFAVMTMLMKNSLMENMGADYVKTALAKGLTWPRAVFGHAVRNSLIPLATSFGNNISIILVGSVLIETVFNIPGIGKLLITAIEARDYPIVLGMTVISSILMLLGNLLSDICVAFVDPRVRFE from the coding sequence ATGCTTATGGTTCCGACCTTTATCGGAATCACTCTTTTTACCTTCGTGCTTTGTCAGTTTGTGCCCGGTGGCCCCATCGACCAGATGCGGATGCGCATGGCCGGTGCCACCGAACAGGGCGAAGTCGGCGGCGGTGGCCAGCACGGCAACCAGTCTGGCGGAGTGATGTCCCTGCCTCCGGAGCAGTTGAAGATTCTGGAGAAATACTACGGCTTCGACAAACCGATTCCGATGCGGTACCTGACCTGGCTGTGGAACATCGTCAAACTCGACCTCGGCACGTCTTACCGCTATACCCAACCGGTCATCAAGATCATCGGCGATCGGCTGCCAGTCTCGATCTATTACGGTTTCATTACAACGGTCTTTGTCTACCTGATCTGTATACCACTCGGCATTGTGAAGGCGATCAAACACCGCACGGTGGTCGATAACACGACCTCGCTGCTGATCTTCGCCGGCTATGCTGTTCCAGGGTATGCCCTTGGGGCCGTGCTGATTGTGCTGTTTGCGGTTAAGAAGGAGTGGTTCCCGCTCGGTGGATTCCACAGCGAGGGGTTCGCCGATTTCAGCATGGGTAAGAAGATTATCGACACCATTCATCACTCCATCCTGCCGCTGATCTGTTACCTGATTGGCTCGTTCGCCGTGATGACGATGTTGATGAAGAATTCGCTGATGGAGAACATGGGTGCCGACTACGTGAAGACCGCGTTGGCAAAGGGACTGACTTGGCCGCGCGCCGTGTTCGGACATGCCGTGCGCAACTCGTTGATTCCGCTGGCGACCAGTTTCGGCAACAATATCAGTATCATCCTGGTCGGGTCCGTTCTGATCGAGACGGTCTTCAATATCCCCGGCATCGGCAAGTTGCTCATCACTGCCATCGAGGCGCGCGACTACCCGATCGTTCTCGGCATGACCGTGATCAGTTCGATCCTGATGCTGCTGGGCAACCTGCTGTCCGATATCTGTGTGGCATTCGTTGATCCCCGGGTGAGGTTTGAATAA
- a CDS encoding ABC transporter ATP-binding protein has product MALLEINDLQVAFTTEAGTLKAVDGVTLSVDSRRTLGVVGESGCGKSVTAMSILRLIPNPPGEIVGGQILWKGDDILSLEQSQMPSIRGKEISMIFQDPMASLNPVYTVEKQLGEVLKLRFGLKKKEARERSIKMLETVGLSEPEKRVTQYPHELSGGMKQRIMIAMALLCEPDLLIADEPTTALDVTIQAQILHLMKELQKEFGTAIILITHDMAVVAETCDDVVVMYAGRVVESAPVAELFEANRHPYTRGLLESIPGTGHTRDGGLPTIEGTVPSLLRPPKGCRFAERCTRCKALPEADQKRCVEEDPRLRELSGNHSVACHFPLEVNEPAEVAQ; this is encoded by the coding sequence TTGGCACTGCTTGAGATCAATGACCTGCAGGTCGCATTCACGACCGAAGCGGGAACGCTGAAGGCCGTCGACGGGGTGACGTTGTCGGTGGATTCGCGCCGCACCTTGGGTGTCGTGGGCGAGTCCGGCTGTGGCAAGAGCGTGACAGCCATGTCGATCCTTCGGCTGATTCCGAATCCGCCGGGAGAAATCGTCGGCGGTCAGATCCTGTGGAAGGGCGACGACATCCTGTCGCTCGAGCAGAGCCAGATGCCGTCCATTCGCGGCAAAGAGATCTCGATGATCTTCCAGGATCCGATGGCTTCTCTGAACCCGGTCTACACGGTGGAGAAGCAGCTCGGCGAAGTGCTGAAGCTGCGTTTCGGCCTGAAGAAAAAAGAAGCTCGCGAGCGCTCGATCAAGATGCTCGAAACGGTTGGCCTGTCCGAACCTGAGAAGCGCGTGACGCAATACCCGCACGAACTCAGCGGCGGTATGAAGCAGCGCATCATGATCGCGATGGCATTGCTTTGCGAACCGGATCTGTTGATCGCCGACGAACCGACGACGGCGCTCGACGTGACGATCCAGGCGCAGATTCTTCACCTGATGAAGGAACTGCAGAAGGAATTCGGCACGGCCATTATCCTGATTACGCACGACATGGCGGTCGTGGCGGAAACCTGCGACGACGTTGTCGTGATGTATGCTGGCCGGGTTGTGGAGTCTGCTCCGGTCGCGGAGTTGTTCGAGGCCAATCGCCATCCCTACACACGCGGTCTGCTGGAGAGCATCCCCGGCACCGGCCACACACGCGATGGCGGACTGCCGACGATCGAAGGCACGGTACCATCATTACTTCGGCCGCCGAAGGGTTGCCGCTTCGCGGAACGTTGCACCCGCTGCAAGGCGTTGCCCGAAGCCGATCAGAAGCGCTGCGTCGAGGAAGACCCGCGGTTGCGCGAGCTTTCCGGGAATCACAGCGTGGCGTGTCACTTCCCGCTTGAAGTCAATGAGCCCGCGGAGGTGGCACAGTGA
- a CDS encoding cobalamin-dependent protein (Presence of a B(12) (cobalamin)-binding domain implies dependence on cobalamin itself, in one of its several forms, or in some unusual lineages, dependence on a cobalamin-like analog.), producing MPETPSAPFRVLTAVALCDGHDAAIVGVSRALRHEGLEVIYLGFNKSPAQIVRAAIEEDVDAIGISSYNGGHMEFLEDVLNDLRAAGVSIPVVAGGGGTITGRDTEQLKEMGIAEVFAPGMALWDIAKQVRAICAANRADDRQLDALVDDLAAGKPNAIARALSIVEDTAQDFEGATKRPFVIGVSGNGGAGKSTLIDELLLRFSAAGKHRVAVVCCDPTTSRNGGGALLGDRIRMLAADKGGVYIRSLATRNNPGGVSGALGRAVKVLSAAPFDVIVLESAGIGQADNPFDGLVDLNVYVMTSEFGSALQLEKTVMLEQADIVVLNKCDQPASAAALKTIRARLRAEGRPFELLGVTAVRHRDEGVDKLHELLEERIGR from the coding sequence ATGCCTGAAACTCCCAGTGCCCCGTTCCGCGTACTAACCGCCGTCGCGCTTTGCGATGGCCACGACGCCGCGATCGTCGGCGTCAGTCGTGCGCTGCGGCACGAAGGACTCGAAGTCATCTATCTTGGCTTTAATAAGAGCCCCGCACAAATCGTTCGCGCCGCGATCGAGGAGGATGTCGACGCGATCGGTATCAGCTCTTACAACGGCGGGCACATGGAGTTTCTGGAAGACGTTTTGAACGATCTGCGCGCGGCCGGTGTGTCGATCCCGGTAGTTGCCGGGGGCGGCGGAACCATCACCGGCCGCGACACGGAACAACTCAAAGAAATGGGCATCGCCGAAGTCTTCGCGCCCGGCATGGCGTTGTGGGATATCGCAAAGCAGGTCCGCGCCATCTGCGCCGCCAATCGCGCCGACGATCGACAGCTTGATGCCTTGGTAGATGATCTGGCGGCCGGAAAACCCAACGCCATCGCCCGTGCACTCTCCATCGTCGAAGACACTGCACAGGATTTCGAAGGGGCGACGAAACGCCCCTTCGTGATCGGCGTTTCTGGAAACGGAGGCGCGGGCAAAAGCACCTTGATCGACGAGTTGCTGCTGCGTTTCAGCGCCGCCGGCAAACACCGCGTCGCCGTTGTCTGCTGCGATCCAACAACGTCACGAAATGGCGGCGGAGCGCTCCTTGGCGATCGCATTCGCATGCTGGCCGCGGACAAAGGCGGCGTCTACATCCGCAGCCTCGCCACACGCAATAATCCCGGCGGCGTGAGCGGCGCTCTCGGCCGCGCGGTGAAGGTCCTGTCTGCGGCGCCGTTCGATGTGATCGTTCTGGAAAGCGCCGGCATCGGCCAGGCGGACAATCCGTTCGATGGCCTCGTTGATCTGAACGTGTACGTGATGACGAGCGAATTCGGCTCGGCGCTGCAGTTGGAAAAAACCGTCATGCTGGAGCAGGCGGACATTGTTGTGCTGAACAAGTGCGATCAACCGGCATCCGCCGCTGCACTGAAGACAATTCGCGCCCGCCTGCGCGCGGAAGGTCGCCCGTTCGAGCTCCTCGGCGTCACGGCCGTCCGGCATCGCGACGAAGGCGTGGACAAGTTGCACGAATTGCTGGAGGAACGAATCGGGAGGTGA
- a CDS encoding DUF1446 domain-containing protein, translating into MIRVASAQGYWGDWPKAPLLQVRSGQIDYLVFDYLAEVTMSIMQKQRRRDPAMGYARDFVGVIDELLPDLIENNITVISNAGGANPIGCAQALLERIKAHDSKSKIKIGVVHGDDILDRLDDLPLKGLDPHAPELAAIKDSLLSANVYFGARPMVQALEAGCQIIVTGRVTDTGLTLAPLVHRYGVAWDDWDALALGIVAGHILECGAQSSGGNFLGRKLGTEELVELGFPIAEFDGRDGLVITKHDSLGGEVSTGTVKEQLLYEIGDPKDYITPDVVVDFSSIRVEQEAPNRVRITGVRGNPTTDSYKVSCSYADGYMLSGTMVYSWPDAVGKARRAGELVLKRAEKLGISFDAVSTETVGYDGCHGAISRAAVDETQVNEVQLRIAVRGHDKEQLARFGQDIVPLVLTGPPGATGFAGGRPRPTDVLAYWPGLVDKSAAEPKLDILTLDDAKETAR; encoded by the coding sequence ATGATCCGCGTTGCATCCGCACAAGGCTACTGGGGCGACTGGCCAAAAGCACCGTTGCTTCAAGTTCGTTCCGGCCAGATCGATTACCTGGTTTTCGATTACCTGGCCGAAGTCACCATGAGCATCATGCAAAAGCAGCGCCGCCGGGATCCGGCGATGGGCTATGCGCGCGATTTTGTCGGCGTGATCGACGAACTGCTACCGGATTTGATCGAGAACAACATCACGGTGATCAGCAACGCCGGCGGCGCGAATCCGATTGGTTGTGCGCAGGCGCTGCTCGAACGAATCAAGGCCCACGACTCGAAGAGCAAAATCAAGATCGGTGTCGTGCACGGCGACGACATTCTCGATCGCCTGGACGATCTGCCACTTAAGGGCCTTGATCCGCACGCACCGGAACTGGCGGCGATCAAGGACTCGCTCCTGAGTGCCAACGTGTACTTCGGCGCGCGTCCGATGGTTCAGGCGCTCGAAGCAGGCTGTCAGATCATCGTGACCGGTCGCGTCACCGATACCGGCCTGACTCTGGCGCCGCTGGTGCATCGCTACGGTGTCGCGTGGGACGATTGGGACGCTCTTGCGCTCGGGATCGTCGCCGGACACATCCTGGAATGCGGCGCCCAGTCGAGCGGCGGCAACTTCCTTGGTCGAAAACTGGGGACGGAGGAGCTGGTTGAGCTCGGCTTCCCAATCGCGGAGTTTGACGGGCGCGACGGTCTCGTGATCACGAAGCACGATTCCCTCGGCGGCGAAGTTTCCACCGGCACCGTGAAGGAACAGTTGTTGTACGAAATCGGCGACCCGAAGGATTACATCACGCCGGATGTTGTCGTGGACTTCTCTTCGATTCGCGTCGAGCAGGAAGCGCCGAATCGAGTGCGCATCACCGGCGTGAGGGGCAATCCCACCACCGATTCCTATAAGGTCTCGTGTTCCTACGCCGACGGATATATGCTGTCCGGGACGATGGTCTATTCGTGGCCGGACGCCGTCGGCAAAGCGCGCCGCGCGGGCGAACTCGTCCTGAAGCGCGCAGAGAAGCTGGGTATCTCATTCGATGCCGTGAGCACCGAAACCGTCGGCTACGATGGATGCCATGGCGCAATTTCGCGCGCGGCCGTGGACGAAACGCAAGTCAACGAAGTGCAACTGCGTATCGCGGTGCGCGGACACGACAAAGAGCAACTCGCGCGCTTCGGCCAGGACATTGTGCCGCTCGTCCTGACCGGCCCTCCTGGCGCAACGGGTTTCGCCGGGGGCCGCCCTCGTCCAACAGACGTGCTTGCGTACTGGCCCGGGCTGGTCGATAAGTCCGCAGCCGAACCAAAGCTCGATATCCTCACGCTTGACGATGCAAAGGAGACCGCCCGATGA
- a CDS encoding ABC transporter permease subunit: MRKLFRLNPITQRRIQRFRRIKRGYYSLIILLIAVFISLFSEMIANSRAIVISHEGKIAFPGMMHVLQNGKILPMYQFGQTDEWGFDDQGETDYRRLQQQWKEEGSDSWMIMPPVPWNPYESDFGYDAPPPNAPDSKHLLGTDSQGRDVFARLLYGFRVSIFFALALVACGQFVGTVIGCLQGYIGHWFDIFSQRIIEIWSTIPFLYVVIIMAAIFRPSFWSLILIMGIFQWITITFYMRTEMYREKTKEYCLAAKSYGASHARIIFKHLLPNCLTPLVTFTPFAIVGAIGALTGLDYLGYGLPPPTASWGEMIQQALRPENRDAIWLTLSPFFAIAFTLILVTLIGEAVREAFDPKQYAKYK, translated from the coding sequence ATGAGGAAGCTCTTTCGACTGAACCCGATCACGCAGCGCCGTATCCAGCGTTTCCGGCGCATCAAGCGTGGATATTACTCGCTGATTATTCTCCTGATCGCCGTTTTCATCTCGCTGTTCTCGGAGATGATCGCCAATAGCCGAGCCATCGTTATTTCCCACGAAGGGAAGATCGCCTTCCCCGGCATGATGCACGTGTTGCAGAATGGGAAGATCCTCCCCATGTATCAGTTCGGCCAGACCGACGAATGGGGATTCGACGATCAGGGCGAAACGGACTACCGCCGCCTTCAACAGCAATGGAAGGAGGAGGGCTCCGACAGTTGGATGATCATGCCGCCGGTCCCCTGGAATCCCTACGAGTCGGATTTCGGTTACGATGCCCCTCCGCCAAACGCTCCGGATTCCAAGCACTTGCTCGGCACGGATTCTCAGGGCCGCGATGTGTTCGCGCGCCTGCTGTACGGATTCCGCGTGTCGATCTTCTTTGCGCTGGCGCTGGTTGCATGCGGCCAGTTCGTCGGCACAGTGATCGGGTGTCTCCAGGGATATATTGGACATTGGTTTGATATTTTTTCGCAGCGCATCATCGAAATCTGGTCGACCATCCCGTTCCTGTACGTCGTGATCATCATGGCGGCGATCTTCCGGCCGTCGTTCTGGTCGCTTATCCTGATCATGGGCATTTTCCAGTGGATCACGATCACGTTCTACATGCGTACAGAAATGTACCGTGAGAAGACCAAAGAATATTGCCTGGCTGCTAAGTCTTATGGTGCCAGCCATGCGCGCATTATCTTCAAGCACCTGCTGCCGAACTGCCTGACGCCGCTCGTGACGTTCACGCCGTTTGCCATCGTGGGCGCGATCGGCGCGTTGACAGGCCTTGATTATCTCGGCTACGGCCTGCCGCCTCCGACGGCCAGTTGGGGTGAAATGATCCAGCAGGCCCTTCGTCCAGAGAATCGCGATGCGATCTGGCTGACGCTTTCGCCGTTCTTTGCTATCGCATTCACGCTCATTCTGGTCACTTTAATCGGCGAAGCTGTTCGAGAAGCCTTCGACCCCAAACAATACGCGAAGTACAAATAA
- a CDS encoding CoA-binding protein, whose amino-acid sequence MPYTEPTDEEVREILKTTKRIAVVGLSPKPHRASYQVSEEMKDAGYEILPVHPRGGEWLGQEVYKTLAEVPGPIDMVNVYRRSEHTPEVAKEAADVGAKVFWLQLTIANDEAAEIAQAAGMKVVMDRCLKIEHRRLME is encoded by the coding sequence ATGCCATACACCGAACCAACCGATGAAGAAGTCCGCGAGATACTGAAGACCACGAAGCGCATCGCCGTGGTTGGTCTGTCGCCGAAGCCACACCGCGCAAGCTATCAGGTTTCGGAAGAAATGAAAGATGCCGGCTACGAGATATTACCGGTGCACCCTCGCGGCGGAGAGTGGCTCGGCCAGGAGGTCTACAAGACACTGGCCGAAGTACCCGGGCCGATCGATATGGTGAATGTCTATCGCCGTAGCGAACACACACCGGAAGTCGCCAAAGAAGCCGCCGACGTCGGCGCCAAGGTCTTCTGGTTGCAGTTGACGATCGCGAACGATGAAGCCGCCGAAATCGCACAGGCGGCCGGAATGAAGGTCGTCATGGATCGTTGCCTAAAAATCGAACACCGCCGATTGATGGAGTAG
- a CDS encoding acyl-CoA dehydrogenase family protein — protein sequence MSVMDKKTQQPGISFLTHVISPQDAGFPEDKSSEQRELQEAVRAFLEGEVVPRLHELDEDRDAHAPDLLRQFGEIGLFMAEVEEEFGGLGLGIFSAIAMIEELGRAGSFGVAAMVQQGIGMQPTMTYGTEEQRAAHLPGLADASVIGAYALTEPSSGSDALSAKTTAVRDGDHWILNGTKQFITNAAWAGLYTVFAQVDGNKLTAFLVPREAEGFSVLDEEDKMGIKGSSTCGLKLENVRVPDSARLGDIGRGHKIALNMLNLGRLKLGATMLGANKRALREAIRYGMERKQFGQPLVSFGMIRQKIADCAALIFAGEAIAYRTSRLIEDTVEILAPAEGKQAAKRHASEEFNVECAIAKIFLTEGATRVADHAVQMLGGYGFCEEYPVARNYRDVRVSRLYEGTNEINRMVVVNSIMRRSVKESVVDQIRARKVESGDRLAAVVEELRQVFARAVEAVLAKLGDPKKLRDEQELLAALAEMAIQIYVADSAAMRSAKMAARDDVDQRWKDFAHHAAMLAVANAGRETRNQSESLFAAVMEPEAAAEQIASAGRLFVLSINRVEHERALAAALIELEGEWPELAPAPEE from the coding sequence ATGTCCGTGATGGATAAGAAGACACAACAGCCCGGCATCAGCTTCCTGACCCACGTCATCTCCCCCCAGGACGCGGGATTTCCCGAAGATAAGTCCAGTGAACAGAGGGAACTCCAGGAAGCCGTCCGTGCCTTTCTGGAAGGCGAAGTCGTCCCTCGCCTGCACGAGCTGGACGAGGATCGTGACGCACACGCGCCGGACCTCCTTCGCCAGTTTGGCGAAATCGGCCTCTTCATGGCCGAAGTCGAGGAGGAATTCGGCGGACTGGGGCTTGGGATCTTCTCGGCCATCGCCATGATCGAGGAACTCGGCCGTGCCGGGTCCTTTGGGGTCGCCGCCATGGTCCAGCAGGGCATCGGCATGCAGCCCACGATGACGTACGGCACGGAGGAGCAGCGCGCCGCGCACCTGCCCGGGCTGGCCGACGCCTCGGTCATCGGCGCCTACGCGCTGACCGAGCCTTCAAGCGGCTCCGACGCCCTGTCCGCTAAGACGACCGCCGTCCGCGATGGGGACCATTGGATCCTGAACGGCACGAAGCAGTTCATCACCAACGCCGCCTGGGCCGGTCTCTACACGGTCTTTGCCCAGGTCGACGGCAACAAGCTGACGGCCTTCCTGGTTCCACGCGAAGCGGAGGGCTTCAGCGTCCTTGATGAAGAAGACAAGATGGGCATCAAGGGCTCCTCAACGTGCGGACTGAAGCTCGAAAACGTCCGAGTCCCCGACAGCGCCCGCCTGGGCGACATCGGCCGCGGGCACAAGATCGCTCTCAATATGCTGAATCTGGGCCGGCTGAAGCTGGGCGCTACGATGCTCGGCGCGAACAAGCGGGCCCTCCGCGAGGCAATCCGCTACGGCATGGAACGAAAGCAGTTCGGCCAACCGCTGGTCAGCTTCGGGATGATCCGCCAGAAGATCGCCGACTGCGCCGCGCTGATCTTCGCCGGAGAGGCGATCGCCTACCGCACGTCGCGCCTGATCGAAGACACGGTCGAGATCCTGGCGCCGGCCGAGGGCAAGCAAGCCGCCAAGCGCCACGCCAGCGAAGAATTCAACGTCGAGTGCGCCATCGCGAAGATCTTCCTGACCGAAGGCGCCACCCGAGTCGCCGATCACGCCGTCCAGATGCTCGGCGGCTACGGCTTCTGCGAGGAGTACCCCGTGGCGCGGAACTATCGCGATGTTCGCGTGTCCCGCCTGTATGAGGGAACCAACGAGATCAACCGCATGGTGGTCGTGAACAGCATCATGCGGCGAAGCGTAAAGGAATCGGTCGTCGACCAGATCCGCGCCCGTAAGGTCGAGAGCGGCGATCGCCTGGCGGCCGTCGTCGAGGAACTGCGCCAGGTCTTCGCCCGCGCCGTCGAAGCCGTGCTGGCGAAGCTCGGCGACCCGAAGAAGCTGCGCGACGAGCAGGAACTGCTGGCGGCGCTGGCCGAGATGGCGATTCAGATATACGTGGCCGACAGCGCCGCGATGCGCTCGGCGAAGATGGCCGCCCGCGACGACGTCGACCAGCGCTGGAAGGACTTCGCCCACCACGCCGCGATGCTGGCCGTCGCCAATGCCGGTCGCGAAACGCGCAACCAGAGCGAATCGCTCTTCGCCGCCGTGATGGAGCCCGAAGCCGCTGCCGAGCAAATCGCCTCGGCCGGCCGGCTGTTTGTACTCTCCATCAATCGCGTCGAGCACGAGCGCGCACTGGCTGCCGCACTTATCGAATTGGAAGGCGAGTGGCCGGAGCTTGCGCCAGCGCCGGAGGAATGA
- a CDS encoding extracellular solute-binding protein: protein MLKIRHLLTFATLLALFVVPAYAQDEEAASTDETSAEEAQPAQETFPLSPEMAPEDIDWQTNYDDPPIGDPAALKGGTFFTYMDDYPLTFRLMGPNSNDSFAGWNRSFTMDFALVARHPETDNYIPWLATHWAVMDDNRTVYYKLDSDAKWSDGVPVTAKDVVFAWEMFKSPYIVDPFYNQYANDYYEEVKAIDDHVVKIVGRRPSWRPLADYNLFAMPAHFYTLDDNYVNDYNNKYPIVVGPYHITAAESGKKVVFSRIKDWWGKDKHYWKGMWNADEIVIKVIPVERALDYFQKGELSFYTVTTAAIWAEKLEKDNFPPFGDGWVHKKREFVEVPSGIYGLNMNLSVPIFQNKHFRKALQYLFNFDELNQKLMYNAYYRQVSAFEGTEYENKDLKPYGFDPKKAREELIKAGYVKRGQDGIFINKDTGQRASFELIYGSKSMERHMTVIKEGYKKFGIEVNLKVLSPATAFEYGLERKFEMIMTGRTAGFYPSPYQYFSSEFVKTTNNNNIWGFGSPETDKLIDVYRFDMDKQKRMDAMHKLDEIIQDEAFYIPFWDAPYIRFMYWDNLCFPEGYFPRRTEQYTDWAVYWIDPDKEARLKEAMQAGTKLPFDSVIDVDPYGLQAQYSTKE from the coding sequence ATGCTCAAAATCCGCCATTTGTTGACATTCGCGACGCTGCTCGCCCTGTTCGTGGTTCCAGCGTACGCGCAGGACGAAGAGGCTGCTTCGACCGATGAGACGTCGGCCGAGGAAGCCCAGCCCGCCCAGGAAACCTTCCCGCTCAGCCCTGAAATGGCCCCCGAGGACATCGACTGGCAAACGAACTACGACGATCCGCCGATCGGCGATCCGGCTGCTCTCAAGGGCGGCACGTTCTTCACCTACATGGACGACTATCCGCTGACGTTCCGTCTGATGGGGCCGAACTCCAACGACTCGTTTGCCGGTTGGAACCGCTCCTTCACGATGGACTTTGCGCTCGTTGCCCGTCACCCCGAGACGGACAACTACATTCCCTGGCTGGCCACCCATTGGGCCGTCATGGATGACAACCGCACAGTGTACTACAAGCTGGATTCCGACGCGAAGTGGAGCGATGGCGTCCCGGTGACGGCGAAGGATGTGGTCTTCGCCTGGGAGATGTTCAAGAGCCCGTACATCGTCGACCCCTTCTACAATCAGTACGCGAACGACTACTATGAGGAAGTGAAGGCGATCGATGATCATGTCGTGAAGATCGTCGGCCGGCGTCCGAGTTGGCGCCCCCTGGCGGACTACAATCTGTTCGCCATGCCCGCCCACTTCTACACACTCGACGACAATTACGTGAACGATTACAACAACAAGTACCCGATCGTCGTCGGTCCCTACCATATCACGGCCGCGGAGTCGGGCAAGAAGGTCGTCTTCAGCCGCATCAAGGATTGGTGGGGCAAGGACAAGCACTACTGGAAAGGTATGTGGAACGCGGATGAGATCGTCATCAAGGTCATCCCGGTGGAGCGTGCGCTGGATTACTTCCAGAAGGGCGAGCTATCCTTCTACACGGTGACGACGGCTGCGATCTGGGCCGAGAAGCTGGAGAAGGACAACTTCCCGCCATTCGGCGACGGCTGGGTTCACAAGAAGCGTGAGTTCGTCGAGGTTCCCTCGGGCATCTACGGCCTGAACATGAACCTCTCCGTCCCCATCTTCCAGAATAAGCACTTCCGCAAAGCGCTGCAGTATCTCTTCAACTTCGACGAGTTGAATCAGAAGTTGATGTACAACGCCTACTACCGTCAGGTTTCTGCGTTCGAGGGCACGGAGTACGAGAACAAGGACCTGAAGCCTTACGGCTTCGATCCCAAGAAGGCCCGCGAGGAACTGATCAAGGCCGGATATGTAAAGCGCGGCCAGGACGGTATCTTCATCAACAAGGACACGGGACAACGCGCCAGCTTCGAGCTGATTTACGGCTCGAAGTCGATGGAACGCCACATGACGGTCATCAAGGAAGGTTACAAGAAGTTCGGCATCGAAGTGAACCTCAAGGTTCTTTCGCCCGCGACGGCCTTCGAGTACGGCCTGGAGCGCAAGTTCGAGATGATCATGACGGGCCGCACCGCCGGCTTCTATCCGAGCCCGTACCAGTACTTCAGCAGCGAATTCGTCAAGACGACCAACAACAACAACATCTGGGGCTTCGGCAGCCCGGAGACGGATAAGCTGATCGATGTCTACCGCTTCGACATGGACAAGCAGAAGCGCATGGACGCGATGCACAAGCTCGATGAGATTATCCAGGACGAGGCGTTCTACATTCCCTTCTGGGATGCGCCGTATATCCGTTTCATGTACTGGGATAACCTGTGCTTCCCGGAAGGCTACTTCCCGCGCCGCACGGAGCAGTACACCGACTGGGCAGTCTACTGGATCGACCCGGACAAAGAAGCTCGCCTGAAGGAAGCGATGCAGGCGGGAACGAAGCTTCCGTTCGACAGCGTCATCGACGTGGATCCTTACGGATTGCAGGCGCAGTATTCCACGAAGGAATAA